One region of Phoenix dactylifera cultivar Barhee BC4 unplaced genomic scaffold, palm_55x_up_171113_PBpolish2nd_filt_p 001327F, whole genome shotgun sequence genomic DNA includes:
- the LOC120108422 gene encoding pentatricopeptide repeat-containing protein At2g13600-like: MWDLLFLPSQQTNHSQSQSPPSQQRNHERCLRDLRPLRPNLPRFRRPDLLVSNVLLDMYSKTGMLDSCVKLFDGMPERDHISWCTLISGYAAHGFDLEACGLFRKMYQSGLKPNHFLISSALKGCSMSGILDLGILIHGLVIKSGLGFDRFVEIGLVSMYAKCGSLDDALKMFYEIPVKSPVTWNAMISGYVMNGLFIEAAELCREMCRVGFLMDLVTLRIVASAASVLETFDFCKCLHVYSIKNGLDADSYVVAEFVRLLTKLGEVDYMGKLFSAVKKPDASLYSLLISGYQFHGHRVEAVKLAEELLVLDRSPKQGALVTILNLCLCLVEGRQIHSHILKTGQFSYLSVGNALISMYIRFGEMADGNSVFHRMPECDVVSWTAVMAGLIHNLQFEEAFETFHAFMKTGIQLDQHSVVTVTTACTGLLDIDKGKQIHALALKLGFESSDFMNASMLHMYAKCGYIDSASRLFSYSSLSQNLILTNIMLAGYCWNSQPVKTLELFTKEYQSGLIPDEFSYSTVLGACADIRSKGLGEQIHCRIVKSGFEFSDVIVGNAIINLYVRCGCISSACKCFHSMKRWNRDSYATLMLGYMQNRGSNEALRLFYQMQQSGLRANPVIFARILRGCADMAAIDLGKQIHASIIKMGLVSDVYIDNALGGMYMKSRDADRERETLDEMSIREDEMCNSMIAGFSQVGDRRENVKAITLFNLDGVKEDHHGYVDIMNLYTSAASRMLQTSFHSCVVQNDCRFDVSLKNSMALDNSWDGLNKQLAREMVVRNSINSESVKNESQFVELLESMKVEGIIPDHVIVIIFLGNCNLNILDERTSYFKSFRRSWIGDHDANALCFPGRQVSQLGQLKENHACVA; the protein is encoded by the exons atgtgggacctTCTCTTCCTCCCATCTCAACAAACTAATCACTCACAATCACAGAGTCCCCCTTCGCAACAGCGGAACCATGAGCGATGTCTTAGAGATCTTAGGCCCCTTCGACCAAATCTTCCACGCTTCCGACGCCCAG ATCTCCTGGTTTCGAACGTGTTGTTGGATATGTATTCAAAAACTGGGATGCTCGATAGCTGTGTCAAGCTGTTTGATGGAATGCCCGAGAGAGATCATATATCTTGGTGCACTTTGATTTCAGGCTATGCTGCCCACGGTTTCGATCTCGAGGCATGTGGGCTGTTCAGGAAAATGTACCAAAGCGGCTTAAAGCCCAACCACTTTTTGATATCGTCAGCATTAAAGGGGTGTTCGATGTCTGGGATTCTTGATTTGGGCATCTTGATTCATGGACTGGTGATTAAAAGTGGGTTGGGATTTGATAGATTTGTAGAGATTGGGCTTGTAAGTATGTATGCAAAATGTGGGAGTTTGGATGACGCCCTGAAGATGTTCTACGAAATTCCTGTGAAGAGCCCGGTCACTTGGAATGCTATGATTTCTGGCTATGTAATGAATGGCCTCTTCATAGAGGCTGCGGAGCTCTGCCGGGAGATGTGTCGAGTAGGGTTTCTTATGGATTTGGTGACTTTGAGAATAGTTGCCAGTGCTGCTTCAGTTTTGGAGACGTTTGATTTTTGTAAATGTCTTCATGTCTACTCTATTAAGAACGGATTGGATGCTGACAGCTACGTGGTTGCTGAGTTTGTCAGATTGCTAACCAAGCTCGGAGAAGTGGACTATATGGGCAAGCTCTTTAGTGCAGTTAAGAAACCTGATGCATCCTTATATTCGCTACTTATCTCAGGATATCAATTTCATGGTCACAGAGTAGAAGCTGTGAAGCTTGctgaagaacttcttgttttggACAGGAGTCCAAAGCAGGGAGCTTTGGTTACCATTCTAAATTTGTGTCTTTGTCTGGTTGAAGGCAGGCAAATCCACAGTCATATCCTGAAAACTGGACAGTTCTCTTACCTTTCAGTTGGCAATGCTTTGATTTCCATGTACATTAGATTTGGAGAGATGGCCGATGGAAATTCAGTCTTTCATAGGATGCCAGAATGTGATGTAGTTTCATGGACGGCAGTTATGGCAGGTCTCATTCATAATCTTCAGTTTGAGGAAGCATTTGAGACTTTTCATGCTTTCATGAAAACTGGCATACAATTGGACCAGCATTCTGTAGTCACAGTAACAACTGCTTGCACAGGTCTTCTTGACATAGATAAGGGCAAGCAGATCCATGCTTTGGCTCTGAAACTTGGGTTTGAATCTTCTGATTTTATGAATGCATCTATGCTTCACATGTATGCAAAGTGTGGGTACATCGACAGTGCTTCTAGGCTGTTTTCTTACTCATCTCTTTCACAAAATCTGATCTTAACTAATATCATGCTTGCTGGGTATTGCTGGAATTCTCAACCGGTGAAAACTCTTGAACTTTTCACCAAGGAGTATCAATCTGGCTTGATCCCTGATGAATTCAGCTATTCTACTGTCCTTGGTGCTTGTGCCGATATACGATCAAAGGGGCTGGGTGAGCAGATTCATTGTCGTATTGTCAAGAGTGGTTTTGAGTTTTCGGATGTTATCGTTGGAAATGCAATCATAAACCTCTATGTCAGATGTGGATGCATATCCAGTGCATGTAAATGCTTTCACAGCATGAAAAGGTGGAATAGGGATTCATATGCAACGTTGATGTTGGGCTATATGCAGAATAGAGGAAGCAACGAAGCTCTTAGATTGTTCTATCAGATGCAACAAAGTGGCTTACGTGCTAACCCGGTTATCTTCGCTAGAATACTTAGAGGATGTGCTGATATGGCTGCAATTGATCTTGGGAAACAAATTCATGCTTCCATTATAAAGATGGGTTTAGTTTCAGATGTCTACATTGACAATGCTTTGGGAGGCATGTATATGAAGTCTAGAGATGCGGACAGAGAAAGGGAAACTCTTGACGAGATGTCAATAAGAGAAGATGAGATGTGCAATTCCATGATTGCTGGTTTTTCACAGGTTGGAGATAGAAGGGAGAATGTTAAAGCTATTACATTATTCAACTTGGATGGAGTAAAAGAAGATCACCATGGTTATGTGGATATCATGAACCTTTATACTAGTGCTGCTTCCCGGATGCTTCAAACATCCTTCCATTCTTGTGTGGTTCAAAATGATTGCAGGTTTGATGTGTCACTAAAGAACTCAATGGCTCTAGACAATTCATGGGATGGACTTAACAAGCAATTAGCAAGAGAAATGGTTGTGCGGAACTCTATCAACTCTGAGTCTGTCAAAAATGAAAGTCAATTTGTTGAGTTGTTGGAGTCAATGAAGGTGGAGGGAATAATTCCAGACCATGTAATTGTAATTATTTTCTTAGGTAACTGCAACTTGAATATATTGGATGAGAGAACCAGCTACTTCAAGTCTTTTAGAAGATCGTGGATTGGTGATCATGATGCAAATGCACTATGCTTTCCTGGCCGACAAGTGAGCCAGCTTGGGCAGCTGAAAGAAAACCATGCATGTGTGGCATAG